The following proteins are co-located in the Malus sylvestris chromosome 13, drMalSylv7.2, whole genome shotgun sequence genome:
- the LOC126597113 gene encoding uncharacterized protein LOC126597113 isoform X1, with product MAAKKVIAICKLGTEFVMDKDGNLSYSGGDAHAIGIDEKTLLGDFKSEIEDMFNCSADTMSIKYFLPGNKKTLITISKDKDLQRMVNFLGDTDTVDVFVMTEEAAGRNLSIMPASRSSRTTVSEAVVPFVEPVDMRVDADNTDNADGQIDMELHEIPSLRVPSCSSDDMHHKAAQQWESTITGVDQRFNSFSEFREALHKFSIAHGFAYRYKKNDSHRVTVKCKGQNCPWRIYASRLSTTQLICIKKMNMDHTCEGAAVKAGYRATRGWVGSIIKEKLKISPNYKPKAIAEDIKREYGIQLNYSQAWRAKEIAREQLQGSYKEAYNQLPYFCEKIKETNPGSFASFTTKEDSSFHRFFVSFHASIVGFIEACRPLIFLDSAPLNSKYQGVLLAATAADADDGVFPVAFSVVDNETDENWHWFLLELKSAVATSQPITFVADFQNGLKNSLPEVFDKCYHCYCLRHLAEKLNKDLKGQFSHEARRFMINDFYAAAYAPTQEAFQRSADNIKNISPDAYNWVIQSEPVHWANAFCGGGRYNHMTSNFGQQFYSWVSEAHELPITQMIDVLRGNMMEAFYSRGVESNQWVTRLTPSKEEKLQKETEIARSLQVLLSHGSTFEVRGESVDTIDIDHWDCTCKGWHLTGLPCCHAIAVFLVIGRNPYDYCSRYFTVESYRLTYGESIHPVPNVDRPHTGESNQAVVTVTPPPTRRPPGRPKTKQMESDDIIKRQLQCSKCKGLGHNKKTCKDSSIVLGTLLN from the exons ATGGCTGCGAAGAAGGTTATAGCAATATGTAAATTGGGCACAGAGTTTGTGATGGATAAGGATGGAAATTTATCGTACTCTGGGGGCGACGCTCATGCGATTGGCATTGATGAGAAAACACTGCTTGGTGATTTTAAGTCCGAAATAGAGGATATGTTTAATTGTAGTGCTGATACAATGTCCATCAAGTACTTCCTTCCCGGCAATAAGAAGACTCTCATTACGATCTCTAAAGACAAAGACTTGCAACGTATGGTCAATTTTCTCGGGGATACAGACACTGTCGATGTTTTTGTCATGACAGAGGAAGCTGCTGGTCGAAATTTGTCCATCATGCCTGCTAGTAG GTCAAGCAGGACAACTGTATCGGAAGCAGTTGTTCCTTTTGTTGAGCCCGTTGATATGCGAGTTGATGCTGACAATACTGACAATGCTGATGGCCAAATTGATATGGAACTCCATGAAATCCCTTCGCTTCGTGTTCCTAGTTGTTCCAGTGATGATATGCATCATAAAGCTGCACAACAGTGGGAAAGCACCATCACTGGTGTGGACCAAAGGTTTAATAGTTTTAGCGAATTCCGAGAAGCATTGCATAAGTTTTCAATTGCACATGGATTTGCTTATAGGTATAAGAAAAATGACAGTCATCGTGTCACTGTCAAATGCAAAGGTCAAAATTGCCCATGGAGGATATATGCATCAAGGTTGTCTACAACCCAGTTGATTTGTATCAAGAAAATGAACATGGATCATACATGTGAAGGAGCTGCTGTGAAAGCTGGGTATCGGGCAACGAGAGGTTGGGTGGGAAGTATCATAAAGGAGAAGTTGAAAATTTCCCCAAACTACAAGCCAAAGGCTATAGCAGAGGACATTAAGCGGGAATACGGGATTCAGTTGAATTATTCTCAGGCATGGCGTGCTAAAGAGATTGCCAGGGAGCAGCTTCAAGGCTCCTATAAAGAGGCCTATAATCAGTTGCCGTATTTCTGCGAGAAGATAAAGGAAACTAATCCAGGGAGTTTTGCTTCATTTACTACTAAGGAAGACTCGAGCTTCCATCGTTTCTTTGTATCTTTCCATGCATCAATTGTGGGTTTCATAGAAGCTTGCCGCCCTCTAATTTTTCTTGATAGCGCTCCTCTGAACTCAAAATATCAAGGAGTTTTGTTGGCTGCAACAGCCGCAGATGCTGATGATGGTGTATTTCCGGTTGCATTTTCTGTTGTGGATAATGAGACTGATGAGAACTGGCACTGGTTCTTACTAGAACTGAAATCGGCAGTGGCAACATCTCAGCCGATCACATTTGTAGCAGATTTTCAGAATGGATTGAAAAATTCATTGCCCGAGGTATTTGATAAATGTTACCACTGCTATTGTTTGAGGCATCTTGCTGAAAAACTTAACAAGGACTTGAAGGGCCAATTTTCTCACGAGGCAAGACGATTCATGATCAATGATTTTTATGCGGCTGCTTATGCACCCACTCAGGAGGCTTTCCAGCGTAGTGCTGAcaacataaaaaatatttcaccGGATGCTTACAATTGGGTCATACAAAGTGAGCCCGTGCACTGGGCTAATGCATTCTGCGGAGGAGGCAGGTACAACCACATGACATCGAACTTCGGACAGCAGTTCTACAGTTGGGTATCAGAGGCGCATGAGTTGCCAATTACGCAGATGATTGACGTACTACGAGGCAATATGATGGAAGCCTTCTATTCACGCGGGGTGGAGTCCAACCAATGGGTGACAAGATTAACACCATCTAAGGAGGAAAAGCTTCAAAAGGAAACAGAAATTGCTCGATCACTTCAAGTGTTACTCTCACATGGAAGCACATTCGAGGTTCGTGGAGAATCTGTCGACACTATTGACATCGACCATTGGGATTGCACCTGTAAGGGATGGCATCTCACTGGTCTGCCTTGCTGCCATGCTATTGCTGTCTTTTTAGTTATTGGCAGGAACCCTTATGATTACTGCTCCAGATACTTCACAGTGGAGAGTTACCGTTTAACTTATGGAGAATCAATTCACCCTGTTCCTAATGTAGACAGACCACACACGGGTGAATCAAACCAAGCAGTAGTTACTGTTACCCCTCCGCCCACCAGGCGGCCGCCAGGGCGGCCAAAGACGAAGCAGATGGAATCAGACGACATAATAAAACGGCAGCTGCAATGTAGCAAGTGCAAGGGGCTTGGCCACAACAAGAAGACATGTAAAGATTCTAGCATTGTTTTAGGGACATTGTTAAATTAG
- the LOC126597113 gene encoding uncharacterized protein LOC126597113 isoform X2, with the protein MRVDADNTDNADGQIDMELHEIPSLRVPSCSSDDMHHKAAQQWESTITGVDQRFNSFSEFREALHKFSIAHGFAYRYKKNDSHRVTVKCKGQNCPWRIYASRLSTTQLICIKKMNMDHTCEGAAVKAGYRATRGWVGSIIKEKLKISPNYKPKAIAEDIKREYGIQLNYSQAWRAKEIAREQLQGSYKEAYNQLPYFCEKIKETNPGSFASFTTKEDSSFHRFFVSFHASIVGFIEACRPLIFLDSAPLNSKYQGVLLAATAADADDGVFPVAFSVVDNETDENWHWFLLELKSAVATSQPITFVADFQNGLKNSLPEVFDKCYHCYCLRHLAEKLNKDLKGQFSHEARRFMINDFYAAAYAPTQEAFQRSADNIKNISPDAYNWVIQSEPVHWANAFCGGGRYNHMTSNFGQQFYSWVSEAHELPITQMIDVLRGNMMEAFYSRGVESNQWVTRLTPSKEEKLQKETEIARSLQVLLSHGSTFEVRGESVDTIDIDHWDCTCKGWHLTGLPCCHAIAVFLVIGRNPYDYCSRYFTVESYRLTYGESIHPVPNVDRPHTGESNQAVVTVTPPPTRRPPGRPKTKQMESDDIIKRQLQCSKCKGLGHNKKTCKDSSIVLGTLLN; encoded by the coding sequence ATGCGAGTTGATGCTGACAATACTGACAATGCTGATGGCCAAATTGATATGGAACTCCATGAAATCCCTTCGCTTCGTGTTCCTAGTTGTTCCAGTGATGATATGCATCATAAAGCTGCACAACAGTGGGAAAGCACCATCACTGGTGTGGACCAAAGGTTTAATAGTTTTAGCGAATTCCGAGAAGCATTGCATAAGTTTTCAATTGCACATGGATTTGCTTATAGGTATAAGAAAAATGACAGTCATCGTGTCACTGTCAAATGCAAAGGTCAAAATTGCCCATGGAGGATATATGCATCAAGGTTGTCTACAACCCAGTTGATTTGTATCAAGAAAATGAACATGGATCATACATGTGAAGGAGCTGCTGTGAAAGCTGGGTATCGGGCAACGAGAGGTTGGGTGGGAAGTATCATAAAGGAGAAGTTGAAAATTTCCCCAAACTACAAGCCAAAGGCTATAGCAGAGGACATTAAGCGGGAATACGGGATTCAGTTGAATTATTCTCAGGCATGGCGTGCTAAAGAGATTGCCAGGGAGCAGCTTCAAGGCTCCTATAAAGAGGCCTATAATCAGTTGCCGTATTTCTGCGAGAAGATAAAGGAAACTAATCCAGGGAGTTTTGCTTCATTTACTACTAAGGAAGACTCGAGCTTCCATCGTTTCTTTGTATCTTTCCATGCATCAATTGTGGGTTTCATAGAAGCTTGCCGCCCTCTAATTTTTCTTGATAGCGCTCCTCTGAACTCAAAATATCAAGGAGTTTTGTTGGCTGCAACAGCCGCAGATGCTGATGATGGTGTATTTCCGGTTGCATTTTCTGTTGTGGATAATGAGACTGATGAGAACTGGCACTGGTTCTTACTAGAACTGAAATCGGCAGTGGCAACATCTCAGCCGATCACATTTGTAGCAGATTTTCAGAATGGATTGAAAAATTCATTGCCCGAGGTATTTGATAAATGTTACCACTGCTATTGTTTGAGGCATCTTGCTGAAAAACTTAACAAGGACTTGAAGGGCCAATTTTCTCACGAGGCAAGACGATTCATGATCAATGATTTTTATGCGGCTGCTTATGCACCCACTCAGGAGGCTTTCCAGCGTAGTGCTGAcaacataaaaaatatttcaccGGATGCTTACAATTGGGTCATACAAAGTGAGCCCGTGCACTGGGCTAATGCATTCTGCGGAGGAGGCAGGTACAACCACATGACATCGAACTTCGGACAGCAGTTCTACAGTTGGGTATCAGAGGCGCATGAGTTGCCAATTACGCAGATGATTGACGTACTACGAGGCAATATGATGGAAGCCTTCTATTCACGCGGGGTGGAGTCCAACCAATGGGTGACAAGATTAACACCATCTAAGGAGGAAAAGCTTCAAAAGGAAACAGAAATTGCTCGATCACTTCAAGTGTTACTCTCACATGGAAGCACATTCGAGGTTCGTGGAGAATCTGTCGACACTATTGACATCGACCATTGGGATTGCACCTGTAAGGGATGGCATCTCACTGGTCTGCCTTGCTGCCATGCTATTGCTGTCTTTTTAGTTATTGGCAGGAACCCTTATGATTACTGCTCCAGATACTTCACAGTGGAGAGTTACCGTTTAACTTATGGAGAATCAATTCACCCTGTTCCTAATGTAGACAGACCACACACGGGTGAATCAAACCAAGCAGTAGTTACTGTTACCCCTCCGCCCACCAGGCGGCCGCCAGGGCGGCCAAAGACGAAGCAGATGGAATCAGACGACATAATAAAACGGCAGCTGCAATGTAGCAAGTGCAAGGGGCTTGGCCACAACAAGAAGACATGTAAAGATTCTAGCATTGTTTTAGGGACATTGTTAAATTAG